The Streptomyces sp. NBC_01439 genome contains the following window.
CACCCTCTTTGGACATCACGCCCTGTTGAGCTCGTTCAGATGTGTTCCGCCGCCGCATCCAGCAGCCAGTCCGTCAGGTAGCCGGCAAACGACGAGCGGACCAGTACCCAGAATCCGGCCTTTGGTTCGTCCCTGGCGACCAGCACGATCTGCGTGCGGGCCAGGGTGGTCTGGGCGCAGCATCCGGCTGCGAAGACACGCGGGTGCAGGTCCAGGGGACAGCCATGTGCCAGCAGGTCACGAGCGCGTGGACCCGTGACGAGGAGGGTGGTGCGCTGGGCGGAGACGTCGGTGACGGCCACGGGATCGTCGCCGCTCGCGGCCCTGATCCGGCTCTCCAAGTCCCGCTGACTGCCGGTCGGCCCCACCACCAGCCATTCGTCG
Protein-coding sequences here:
- a CDS encoding sarcosine oxidase subunit gamma, which codes for MADIALTIPRRSPLLHATDRLAAATRTSGGAVRLAELPFLAQVNVRLDAKGAAADAVGLALGLHLPLEPNTVVRAGELTAVWLGPDEWLVVGPTGSQRDLESRIRAASGDDPVAVTDVSAQRTTLLVTGPRARDLLAHGCPLDLHPRVFAAGCCAQTTLARTQIVLVARDEPKAGFWVLVRSSFAGYLTDWLLDAAAEHI